A stretch of the Conger conger chromosome 3, fConCon1.1, whole genome shotgun sequence genome encodes the following:
- the LOC133123384 gene encoding receptor-type tyrosine-protein phosphatase epsilon-like yields the protein MIDMMHMEQKIDVFSFVSRIQNQCSQLIQTYMQSSFIYQALLEYYLYGDTELDICSLEGHLPKLHNTLVPLDRIWLEEEFKKLTNVRIMKENMRVGNLQANMKKN from the exons ATGATCGATATGATGCACATGGAGCAGAAGATCGACGTCTTCTCCTTTGTGTCCAGAATACAGAATCAGTGCTCTCAGCTGATCCAGACTTAT ATGCAGTCCTCCTTCATCTACCAGGCCCTGCTGGAATACTACCTCTACGGAGACACAGAGCTGGACATATGCTCTCTGGAGGGCCACCTGCCCAAGCTCCACAACACACTGGTGCCACTGGACCGGATTTGGCTGGAGGAAGAGTTCAAG AAATTGACCAATGTGAGGATAATGAAGGAGAACATGAGGGTGGGGAACCTTCAGGCAAACATGAAGAAGAACTGA